The following coding sequences lie in one Gloeocapsa sp. PCC 73106 genomic window:
- a CDS encoding HNH endonuclease, which yields MSESYIPAHLRRLVEQRANFECEYCQLPSGLSFFPHEIDHIIAEKHGGKTEAQNLAYSCWRCNRHKGTDLGSFDPENQEFCFLFNPRTQKWSDHFTVNGAIILGLTPEGRTTTQLLQLNNEDRLKERQR from the coding sequence ATGAGTGAGAGTTATATTCCTGCTCACCTAAGGCGATTAGTCGAACAACGGGCAAATTTCGAGTGTGAATACTGCCAATTACCATCAGGATTAAGTTTTTTTCCCCACGAAATTGACCATATCATTGCAGAAAAACACGGCGGAAAAACTGAAGCTCAGAATCTGGCTTATAGTTGTTGGCGATGCAATCGTCACAAAGGCACAGATTTAGGCTCTTTCGATCCAGAAAATCAAGAATTTTGCTTTCTCTTTAACCCCCGTACCCAAAAATGGTCAGATCATTTTACTGTTAACGGGGCTATAATCTTGGGACTAACACCAGAAGGACGTACTACCACTCAACTTCTTCAATTGAATAATGAAGACCGATTAAAAGAACGACAACGATAA
- a CDS encoding DUF4926 domain-containing protein, with the protein MSQETIKLLNIVALIVNLPTYNLLRGQVGTIVEILAEGTAFEVEFSDRTGRTYQSLGLRPDQFMVLHFEPISPSSTPETVLN; encoded by the coding sequence ATGAGTCAAGAAACAATTAAGTTACTAAATATAGTAGCACTAATAGTCAATCTGCCTACATACAACCTTTTGCGTGGTCAAGTTGGAACTATCGTAGAAATTTTAGCTGAAGGAACAGCATTTGAGGTAGAGTTCAGCGATCGCACTGGACGTACATATCAATCTCTTGGATTACGTCCAGATCAATTCATGGTGTTGCATTTTGAACCAATTTCTCCTAGTTCAACCCCCGAAACAGTTTTAAACTAA
- a CDS encoding glutamyl-tRNA reductase, producing MNIAVVGLSHKTAPVEIREKLSIPEAKLEEAITHLHSYPHIEEVSIISTCNRLEIYAVTKETKQGVIEIIQFLAEIGEIPHHQLRRHLFILLHQDAVRHLMRVAAGLESLVLGEGQILAQVKTAHKLAQKYQGIDQLLDRLFKQAMTAGKRVRTETSIGTGAVSISSAAVELAYTKVSDLSKARVTIIGAGKMSRLLVQHLLSKGVNNITIVNRSERRAQELAQQFPQASLNIQPLSAMLEAIANSDLVFTSTGATQPIICKEPLESVLPADQSLMVIDISVPRNVASDVSTIPQIESYNVDDLKAVVAANHETRRQMAQEAEGLLEEEVAAFELWCQSLETVPTIVCLRSKVEDIREQELEKALSRLGAEFGEKHQEVIEALTRGIVNKILHEPMIQLRAQQDIEARRLCLQSLQMLFNLDITEQYS from the coding sequence ATGAATATTGCAGTTGTGGGTTTAAGTCATAAAACGGCGCCAGTAGAAATTCGTGAAAAACTGAGCATTCCCGAAGCTAAACTGGAAGAAGCTATTACCCATTTACATAGCTACCCCCACATTGAAGAAGTGAGCATTATCAGTACTTGTAACCGTCTAGAGATATATGCAGTTACAAAAGAAACCAAGCAAGGGGTAATAGAAATCATCCAATTCCTCGCTGAAATCGGCGAAATACCCCACCATCAACTCAGAAGACATTTATTCATCTTGCTACATCAAGACGCAGTTAGACATCTGATGCGGGTAGCTGCGGGTTTAGAAAGTTTAGTCCTCGGAGAAGGACAAATCCTCGCTCAGGTAAAAACAGCTCACAAACTCGCCCAAAAGTACCAAGGTATCGATCAATTACTAGATCGCTTATTTAAGCAAGCGATGACCGCAGGTAAAAGAGTGCGTACCGAAACTAGTATCGGTACTGGTGCGGTTTCGATTAGTTCTGCAGCGGTAGAACTAGCTTACACCAAAGTCAGTGACCTAAGCAAGGCTCGAGTCACGATCATCGGAGCAGGGAAAATGTCCCGCTTACTGGTACAACATCTACTCTCCAAGGGAGTAAACAATATCACCATAGTCAATCGTTCCGAAAGACGCGCCCAGGAATTAGCCCAGCAGTTTCCTCAAGCTTCCTTGAACATTCAACCCCTTTCAGCTATGCTCGAAGCGATCGCCAATTCCGATCTAGTCTTTACCAGCACTGGAGCAACCCAACCCATCATCTGCAAAGAGCCCTTAGAGAGCGTTTTACCAGCTGATCAATCCCTCATGGTCATCGATATCTCTGTACCGCGTAACGTTGCTTCTGACGTCAGCACCATCCCTCAAATAGAATCCTACAACGTAGACGATCTTAAAGCCGTAGTTGCTGCTAATCACGAAACACGCCGTCAGATGGCTCAAGAAGCTGAGGGTTTACTAGAAGAAGAAGTAGCCGCTTTTGAACTTTGGTGTCAGTCTTTAGAAACTGTACCCACTATCGTCTGTTTGCGCAGTAAAGTAGAAGACATTCGCGAACAAGAACTAGAAAAAGCTCTATCTCGACTAGGTGCAGAATTCGGAGAAAAACATCAAGAGGTCATCGAAGCCCTTACTCGTGGTATCGTTAATAAAATTCTCCATGAGCCTATGATTCAACTGAGAGCTCAACAAGACATAGAAGCTCGTCGTCTCTGTCTCCAATCTCTGCAAATGCTCTTTAACTTAGACATTACTGAACAATACAGCTAG
- the glpX gene encoding class II fructose-bisphosphatase, with product MESTLGLEIIEVVEQAAIASSKWMGKGDNNTADLVAVEAMRERLNKIHMRGRIVIGEGERDDAPMLYIGEQVGICTQEDAHLFCNPEELVEIDIAVDPCEGTNLVSKGQNGSMAVLAISEKGGLFQAPDFYMKKLAAPSVAKNHLDINKSATHNLQILSDCMNRAVEELVVVVMDRPRHKDLINEIRQVGARVRLISDGDVSAAISCAFSGTNIHALMGIGAAPEGVISAAAMRCLGGHFQGQLVYDPEIVKTGLIGESKENNIARLKSMGIEDPDRVYDAEELACGNTVLFAACGITPGTLMDGVRFFQGGARTQSLVISSQSKTARFVDTVHMFAEPKLLQLK from the coding sequence GTGGAAAGTACTCTCGGCTTAGAAATTATTGAGGTTGTGGAACAAGCAGCGATCGCGTCTTCCAAATGGATGGGAAAAGGTGACAATAACACCGCTGATCTAGTTGCGGTAGAAGCAATGCGCGAAAGACTCAATAAAATTCATATGCGGGGTCGCATCGTCATCGGCGAAGGGGAAAGAGATGATGCACCCATGCTTTATATTGGAGAACAAGTAGGTATTTGTACTCAAGAAGATGCCCATCTTTTCTGTAATCCCGAAGAATTAGTAGAGATAGATATAGCGGTAGATCCCTGTGAAGGAACAAACCTCGTTTCTAAAGGGCAAAATGGCTCCATGGCGGTTTTAGCTATTTCCGAAAAAGGAGGCTTATTCCAAGCTCCCGATTTTTATATGAAAAAACTAGCTGCTCCCTCTGTAGCCAAAAACCACCTTGATATTAACAAGTCCGCCACTCATAATTTACAGATTCTCTCTGATTGCATGAATCGTGCGGTGGAAGAATTAGTAGTAGTGGTTATGGATCGCCCTCGTCACAAAGATCTTATCAACGAAATTCGTCAAGTTGGCGCACGAGTAAGATTGATTAGTGACGGAGACGTTTCCGCAGCGATTTCCTGCGCCTTTTCAGGAACCAATATTCACGCTCTGATGGGTATCGGCGCCGCGCCCGAAGGCGTAATTAGTGCTGCCGCTATGCGCTGTTTGGGAGGACATTTCCAAGGACAGCTAGTCTATGATCCAGAAATTGTCAAAACCGGTTTGATCGGGGAAAGCAAAGAAAACAATATCGCCCGACTAAAATCCATGGGTATCGAAGATCCCGATCGCGTTTATGACGCCGAAGAACTCGCCTGTGGCAATACCGTCCTTTTTGCTGCATGCGGTATTACCCCTGGTACACTTATGGATGGCGTACGCTTTTTCCAAGGTGGGGCCAGAACCCAAAGTTTAGTTATCTCCAGCCAGTCCAAAACCGCTCGCTTCGTAGATACCGTGCATATGTTCGCCGAACCCAAATTGTTACAATTGAAGTAA
- a CDS encoding helix-turn-helix transcriptional regulator — protein sequence MSIQKLKKQANLSERELEILQLVANGMTNLEISQNLEISKRTVDNHISNILTKTGTDNRVELVRWALQWGKICINEVNCCVIPDPPSQ from the coding sequence ATGAGCATTCAAAAGCTAAAAAAGCAGGCTAATCTTTCGGAACGAGAACTAGAAATTTTACAATTAGTTGCCAATGGTATGACTAATCTGGAGATTTCCCAGAATCTCGAAATTAGCAAACGTACCGTCGACAACCATATCAGTAATATTTTAACTAAAACGGGTACTGATAACCGTGTAGAATTGGTGCGCTGGGCTCTTCAATGGGGCAAAATTTGCATCAACGAGGTAAACTGCTGCGTTATTCCTGATCCCCCTAGCCAATAA
- a CDS encoding carbohydrate kinase → MSEPSIICLGEILFDYLADQVGSSLEEVTSWSPYPGGAIANVACALVKLGTASAYIGCIGSDDNGTQLLKLLTETGVNSTGVVHHPTAVTRRVYVLREPDGDRTFAGFGDYPPDAFADTYLTPENLPSELFIGANFLVLGTIGLAYPHTRQAIWRALELADYYNLKVVLDVNWRPVFWQKPEEAKPLITQLLKSIDFLKLSGAEAEWLFNTKDAGAIAHRLDPVEGVLVTDGALAVSYCLRDNEGKITPPEFPVVDTTGAGDSFVAGFIHQLQKRGISSLDDPDTARAIVTYACVVGGLTTTKLGAIAAQPTGAEVEANLERINLQLDQKQNDKNS, encoded by the coding sequence GTGAGTGAACCGTCCATTATCTGTTTAGGAGAAATACTCTTTGACTATTTAGCCGATCAGGTGGGAAGCTCTCTAGAGGAAGTGACTTCCTGGAGTCCTTACCCGGGAGGAGCGATCGCCAACGTCGCTTGTGCTTTAGTTAAATTGGGAACAGCCTCTGCTTATATAGGTTGTATCGGCTCGGATGACAATGGAACACAATTACTAAAACTTTTAACCGAGACCGGAGTCAATAGCACAGGAGTAGTGCATCATCCCACAGCAGTGACTCGTAGAGTTTATGTTTTAAGAGAGCCAGATGGTGATCGCACTTTTGCCGGCTTTGGAGATTATCCCCCTGATGCTTTCGCAGATACTTATTTAACCCCGGAAAATTTACCATCAGAACTATTCATTGGGGCTAATTTCCTAGTGCTCGGTACCATAGGGTTAGCTTACCCCCACACCCGTCAAGCTATTTGGCGCGCTTTAGAACTAGCGGATTATTACAATCTTAAAGTCGTGTTAGACGTCAATTGGCGTCCAGTCTTTTGGCAAAAGCCAGAGGAAGCTAAACCCCTGATCACTCAGTTATTAAAATCAATAGACTTTCTCAAGCTTTCTGGAGCTGAAGCGGAGTGGTTATTTAACACCAAAGATGCTGGTGCGATCGCTCATCGTCTCGATCCGGTAGAGGGGGTATTGGTAACCGATGGAGCTTTAGCCGTTAGTTACTGTCTCCGAGACAACGAAGGTAAAATCACCCCCCCAGAGTTTCCAGTTGTAGATACCACAGGCGCCGGAGATAGTTTCGTGGCGGGTTTCATACATCAGCTACAAAAAAGAGGTATTAGTTCTCTCGATGACCCAGACACAGCCAGAGCTATAGTTACCTACGCCTGTGTGGTGGGAGGGTTGACGACTACTAAACTTGGAGCGATCGCCGCCCAACCCACGGGAGCTGAAGTGGAAGCTAATCTAGAGCGTATAAATCTTCAGCTTGACCAAAAGCAAAACGATAAGAATTCCTGA
- a CDS encoding MFS transporter: protein MNPLRTLKSLKPSVRRNLLNLFLVALLFWMSITALLPTLPTYIVEMGGTKQQVGIVMGSFAIGLLLSRTWLGRIADHRSRKIVVLIGTLVAMSAPLGYLLLDSIPGLMLIRAYHGISIAAFTTGYSSLVVDLSPVKQRGEIIGYMTLGMPLGMAIGPALGGFIQADMGDFPLFLVSGVLSFFAFLLTLSVKDSKQQHKSAETAIVPLNLTQLLTRRGIGVLTFVLFLIGLVFGNLAAFVPLFIQEELQGFNVGLFYTIIAIASFSARIGVGGISDIYGRGLFISASLCCYIVSMTFLTIADSPRSLILAAIFEGAGGGVLIPMVIALMSDRCHSWERGRVFALCIGGFDLGIALAGPILGFFAEPLGYRGLFGISIVLSVLALLSFIFFCNKNLRNSYRFAFGQAEDLYALD from the coding sequence GTGAACCCTCTAAGAACTCTCAAGTCTTTAAAGCCGAGTGTAAGAAGAAATCTACTCAATTTATTCCTAGTCGCCCTGCTCTTTTGGATGAGTATCACCGCTTTACTCCCCACCCTACCGACTTACATCGTAGAGATGGGTGGTACCAAACAACAAGTAGGGATAGTGATGGGGAGTTTTGCCATTGGATTATTACTATCAAGAACTTGGTTAGGCCGTATAGCCGATCATCGTAGTCGCAAAATAGTTGTGTTAATTGGCACCCTTGTAGCTATGAGCGCTCCTCTGGGCTATTTACTTCTAGACTCGATTCCTGGATTGATGCTTATACGAGCTTATCATGGTATCAGTATCGCTGCTTTTACTACTGGTTACAGCTCTCTAGTTGTGGATTTATCCCCCGTTAAGCAAAGGGGTGAAATTATCGGTTATATGACTCTAGGGATGCCACTGGGTATGGCGATTGGTCCAGCCTTAGGGGGGTTTATTCAAGCTGACATGGGTGATTTCCCTCTTTTTTTGGTCTCTGGAGTTTTGAGTTTTTTTGCTTTTTTACTAACTCTGAGCGTTAAAGATAGTAAGCAACAACACAAATCGGCAGAAACTGCTATTGTTCCTTTGAATTTAACTCAATTACTAACTCGTAGAGGGATCGGGGTTTTAACGTTCGTTTTATTTTTAATTGGTTTAGTTTTTGGTAATTTGGCTGCTTTTGTACCTCTATTTATTCAAGAAGAGCTCCAGGGGTTTAATGTAGGCTTGTTTTATACTATTATTGCTATCGCTAGTTTTTCAGCGCGGATAGGCGTCGGTGGCATTTCTGATATCTATGGAAGAGGGCTATTTATCTCCGCTAGTCTCTGCTGTTATATTGTGTCGATGACTTTTCTTACCATAGCCGACTCTCCCAGGAGTTTAATCTTAGCAGCGATTTTTGAAGGAGCTGGTGGAGGAGTATTAATCCCTATGGTTATTGCTCTGATGTCTGATCGCTGTCACTCTTGGGAAAGAGGTCGGGTTTTTGCTCTGTGTATTGGCGGTTTTGATCTAGGTATAGCCCTAGCTGGACCAATTTTAGGGTTTTTCGCTGAACCACTGGGTTATAGAGGTTTATTTGGTATTTCTATCGTTTTATCAGTCTTAGCTCTACTAAGCTTCATCTTCTTTTGCAATAAAAATCTCAGGAATTCTTATCGTTTTGCTTTTGGTCAAGCTGAAGATTTATACGCTCTAGATTAG
- the sipA gene encoding regulatory protein SipA codes for MSSELKVGDRVKVTSLPPYFKTAEPMPMLRPNTVVTIGEEGLVSDRTPGNYWCVQFKSGSFLVESQYLEVI; via the coding sequence ATGTCGTCAGAACTTAAGGTAGGAGATAGAGTAAAGGTAACCAGTTTACCCCCCTATTTTAAAACAGCGGAACCTATGCCTATGCTACGTCCAAATACAGTAGTAACCATAGGGGAAGAGGGGCTAGTAAGCGATCGCACTCCTGGAAACTATTGGTGTGTTCAATTCAAATCGGGATCCTTCTTAGTAGAAAGTCAGTATCTAGAGGTGATTTAG
- a CDS encoding AAA family ATPase has product MKIFSLQLCNFRQFYGKTPVIYFASGERNTTVIHGNNGAGKTTLLNAFTWILYEKFTPAFASPNVLVNKRALKQNDFNASVECSGTLEFEHDSKKYQVQRKFYAYFNKNNVIEYGNINLYMHVIGDDGRWNPPTEKPEDVIEQILPQSLHHYFFFDGEHIEHISRSEQKTNLAEDTKELIGIKVLDRAIEHVKKAKKTLQEELTLIGDSQIKKILEEQHKSEKQQEILLNKIDKSRLEIERYEREKEVINQELLGLNGAKQMQKSKIELEAEEKKVRQELQQVNLQIKNQLSTQAYTIFLSETFAQFQNCLAKMREKGQLPSGIKQQFVEQLLEQQECICGRELVKETEAYQAVEAWTNKAGSAEIEETAIRLEAKVNDVEESLSVFWQRFDTNKAKVNNLREQLAENETKLDNLKEKLRNYPEADVKQQQEKLDAVERKIKELTLELGGDQQQLKTIESSIDTNQKQIDKHKVKEEKQAQAKRRIEGTKEIIERLSRVKELLEKQFRLSLEQKVQEIFSQISFTSYIPRLNERYELNLVENTCGIAQNVAASTGENQILSLSFIGGIIDRVRTWSEQNNLIGPDSSTFPVVMDSPFGSLDEIYRRQVAQSIPKLANQLVIMVTKTQWRGEVEEEVQPYLGREYVLVYHSSKPDCEEDTITIDNQIYPLVGKSANVFEYTEIIEVNKSWSLNNVVRT; this is encoded by the coding sequence ATGAAAATTTTTTCCCTACAACTCTGTAATTTTCGTCAATTTTACGGTAAAACCCCTGTAATTTATTTTGCATCTGGTGAACGCAACACTACAGTAATTCACGGCAATAATGGTGCGGGTAAAACTACTTTGCTTAATGCTTTTACTTGGATACTGTACGAAAAGTTCACCCCGGCTTTTGCGTCACCTAATGTATTAGTTAATAAGCGCGCTCTTAAACAAAATGATTTTAATGCCTCCGTAGAATGTTCGGGAACTTTAGAATTTGAACATGATAGTAAAAAATACCAAGTTCAGAGAAAATTTTACGCTTATTTTAACAAAAATAATGTAATTGAGTACGGCAATATTAACTTATATATGCATGTGATTGGAGACGATGGGCGTTGGAATCCTCCCACGGAAAAACCAGAAGATGTTATTGAGCAAATTTTACCTCAGAGTTTACACCATTATTTCTTTTTTGATGGGGAACATATAGAGCATATCTCTCGTAGTGAACAAAAAACTAATTTAGCGGAAGATACTAAAGAATTAATCGGAATCAAAGTTTTAGATAGAGCGATCGAACACGTCAAAAAAGCTAAAAAAACTCTTCAAGAAGAATTAACTCTAATCGGTGATAGTCAGATTAAAAAGATTTTAGAAGAGCAGCATAAATCAGAAAAACAACAAGAAATTCTTTTAAATAAAATTGATAAAAGTCGGTTAGAAATAGAGCGATACGAGAGAGAAAAAGAAGTTATTAATCAAGAGCTTTTAGGATTAAATGGCGCTAAACAAATGCAAAAAAGCAAAATAGAATTAGAAGCAGAAGAAAAAAAAGTAAGACAAGAATTACAGCAAGTTAACCTACAGATAAAAAATCAGCTTTCGACTCAAGCTTATACTATTTTTTTATCAGAAACTTTTGCTCAATTTCAAAATTGTTTAGCAAAAATGAGAGAAAAAGGTCAACTACCCAGCGGTATTAAACAACAATTTGTAGAACAACTTTTAGAACAGCAAGAATGTATTTGTGGTCGAGAATTAGTAAAAGAAACAGAAGCTTATCAAGCGGTAGAAGCTTGGACTAATAAAGCAGGAAGCGCCGAAATCGAAGAAACAGCTATACGTTTAGAAGCAAAAGTAAATGACGTTGAGGAATCCCTCTCGGTATTTTGGCAAAGATTTGACACAAACAAAGCTAAAGTAAATAACTTACGAGAGCAATTAGCAGAAAACGAAACTAAGTTAGATAACCTCAAAGAAAAACTGAGAAATTATCCCGAAGCAGACGTTAAACAACAACAGGAAAAATTAGATGCAGTAGAGAGAAAAATCAAAGAATTGACCCTGGAATTGGGAGGCGATCAACAACAACTTAAGACAATTGAATCAAGTATTGACACCAACCAAAAACAAATAGATAAACATAAAGTCAAAGAAGAAAAACAAGCTCAAGCTAAGCGTAGAATCGAAGGAACAAAAGAAATAATAGAGCGATTATCACGAGTAAAAGAGCTTCTAGAAAAGCAATTCCGTCTATCTCTAGAGCAAAAAGTTCAAGAGATTTTTAGTCAGATATCTTTTACTTCCTATATACCCAGACTCAACGAAAGGTATGAACTAAATTTAGTGGAAAATACCTGTGGTATCGCTCAAAACGTAGCTGCTTCCACTGGAGAAAATCAAATTCTGAGCCTCTCTTTTATCGGTGGTATTATTGATAGAGTCAGAACTTGGAGTGAACAAAACAATTTAATTGGTCCCGATAGTAGCACCTTTCCGGTGGTGATGGATTCGCCCTTTGGTAGTTTAGATGAAATCTATCGCCGACAAGTGGCTCAATCCATACCCAAACTAGCCAATCAACTGGTGATTATGGTGACTAAAACTCAATGGCGCGGTGAAGTGGAAGAGGAAGTTCAACCCTATCTGGGTAGAGAATACGTTCTAGTTTATCACTCCTCTAAACCAGATTGTGAAGAGGACACAATTACGATTGATAATCAAATTTATCCTCTCGTGGGAAAAAGTGCCAACGTCTTTGAATATACTGAAATTATCGAGGTCAATAAATCGTGGAGCTTAAATAATGTCGTCAGAACTTAA
- the topA gene encoding type I DNA topoisomerase has product MSTLVIVESPTKARTIRNYLPPGYQVEASMGHVRDLPSGANEVPKEYKDYQWSSLGVNVNNDFEPLYVVPKPKKKVVKQLQDAVKQATEIILATDEDREGESISWHLLQLLNPKVPSKRMVFHEITREAIEKALKNCREINYNLVHAQETRRILDRLVGYTLSPLLWKKIATGLSAGRVQSVAVRLVVQRERARRSFQSGQYWDLKALLTQADKQSFEAKLVTLDGKKLAIGSDFDPETGKLSKGKKVVLLNEAEANSLKARLTDKPWEVTEVESKPFTRHPAPPFTTSTLQQESNRKLGISARETMKIAQKLYEQGYITYMRTDSVHLSTEAIAAARTCVEQLYGKEYLSSAPKQYQTKSKGAQEAHEAIRPAGNQFRTPQETGLGGLELALYQLIWIRTVACQMAPARLTQIVVSLLVDKAGFRSSGKRIDFPGFFRAYVEGSDDPEAALDDQEVILPHLEVGDSPHCQQLEVLGHETQPPARYTEASLVKTLETEGVGRPSTYASIMGTIVDRGYIQMRNKALVPTFTAFAVVSLLEEHFPDLVDTSFTSKMEQTLDEIASGNAQWLPYLKQFYLGEAGLENQVKVRESQIDSNQAKSITLDNLAVAVKIGRYGPYLESKQGEETITASIPADLTPSDLHPEQIAMLLRQKTEGPQTLGIHSETEQNIYVLIGSYGPYIQLGETPENPKTKPKRVSLPKGIKLEDVTLEMAHNYLSLPRTLGEHPETGCKILAHLGRFGPYVVHDQGKEGKDYRSLKKEDDLLTISLERALELLAQPKGTRGGSRGPKKPLRELGVHPQDQQPVNIYNGPYGPYVKHGKTNAKIPEKETVDTLSLETALTLIAAKASEGKSKKKQTR; this is encoded by the coding sequence ATGTCAACTCTGGTTATAGTCGAGTCTCCCACCAAAGCACGTACAATTCGCAATTATCTACCCCCAGGTTATCAGGTAGAAGCATCGATGGGTCATGTACGAGATCTACCATCGGGGGCGAATGAAGTACCGAAAGAGTATAAAGATTACCAGTGGTCGAGTTTAGGAGTCAACGTCAACAATGATTTTGAACCTTTGTACGTTGTACCCAAACCCAAGAAAAAAGTAGTGAAACAGCTACAGGATGCGGTAAAGCAAGCCACAGAGATTATCCTAGCTACGGACGAAGATAGAGAGGGTGAAAGCATCAGTTGGCATTTATTACAGCTACTCAATCCCAAAGTGCCGAGTAAGCGGATGGTATTTCATGAGATTACTAGAGAAGCAATTGAAAAAGCTCTGAAAAACTGTCGCGAAATCAACTATAATCTGGTGCATGCTCAAGAAACCCGTCGCATTCTCGATCGCCTAGTTGGATATACCCTATCTCCCCTGTTGTGGAAAAAAATAGCCACAGGTTTATCCGCGGGGAGAGTCCAATCGGTAGCAGTGCGCTTAGTAGTACAAAGAGAGAGAGCGCGTCGGTCATTTCAATCCGGTCAATACTGGGATTTAAAAGCGCTATTAACACAAGCAGACAAACAAAGCTTCGAAGCCAAATTAGTGACACTAGACGGGAAAAAACTGGCAATAGGAAGCGATTTTGACCCAGAGACGGGAAAATTAAGCAAAGGTAAAAAAGTTGTCCTACTCAACGAAGCCGAAGCCAACAGTCTCAAAGCAAGATTAACAGATAAACCCTGGGAAGTAACCGAAGTAGAATCCAAACCCTTTACCCGTCACCCAGCACCACCATTTACCACATCGACGTTGCAGCAAGAATCGAATCGCAAACTGGGGATTTCAGCCAGAGAAACGATGAAAATAGCCCAAAAACTCTATGAGCAGGGCTACATAACCTACATGAGAACCGATTCAGTACATCTGTCAACAGAAGCGATCGCAGCAGCGAGAACCTGCGTTGAACAGTTATATGGTAAAGAATACCTCAGTTCGGCACCAAAACAATACCAAACCAAAAGCAAAGGCGCTCAAGAAGCCCACGAAGCGATTCGTCCCGCGGGAAATCAATTTCGCACCCCCCAAGAGACGGGTTTAGGCGGCTTAGAATTAGCATTGTACCAACTTATATGGATACGTACAGTCGCCTGTCAAATGGCGCCAGCGCGCTTAACTCAAATTGTGGTCTCTCTTTTAGTAGATAAAGCGGGCTTTAGATCCTCCGGTAAACGCATCGACTTTCCCGGCTTTTTTCGCGCTTACGTAGAAGGATCTGACGATCCAGAAGCAGCTTTAGACGACCAAGAAGTAATACTTCCCCATCTAGAAGTAGGCGATTCACCCCATTGTCAACAACTAGAAGTCTTGGGACACGAAACCCAACCCCCCGCTCGTTACACCGAAGCCTCCCTGGTCAAAACCTTAGAAACCGAGGGAGTTGGTCGCCCCAGTACCTACGCCAGTATTATGGGCACGATCGTCGACCGCGGTTATATCCAAATGCGCAACAAAGCCTTAGTACCCACCTTTACTGCTTTTGCCGTAGTAAGTCTATTAGAGGAGCATTTTCCCGATTTAGTAGACACCAGTTTTACCTCTAAGATGGAACAGACTCTCGATGAAATTGCTTCGGGTAATGCACAGTGGCTTCCCTATCTAAAACAATTTTATCTAGGAGAAGCTGGCTTAGAAAATCAAGTCAAAGTCAGAGAAAGTCAAATTGACTCCAATCAAGCTAAATCCATAACTCTAGATAATTTGGCAGTAGCGGTTAAAATCGGTAGATATGGTCCCTATCTAGAATCTAAACAAGGCGAAGAAACGATCACCGCTTCCATTCCCGCAGACTTAACCCCATCAGATCTGCATCCTGAACAAATAGCGATGTTACTGCGTCAGAAAACAGAAGGTCCTCAAACCTTGGGAATACACTCAGAAACGGAACAAAATATATACGTCCTAATTGGTTCCTACGGTCCCTATATTCAGCTAGGAGAAACACCAGAAAACCCTAAAACCAAGCCGAAACGAGTCTCTCTACCCAAAGGCATCAAACTGGAAGATGTTACCCTAGAAATGGCTCATAATTACTTATCTTTACCTCGTACCCTAGGAGAACATCCTGAAACTGGGTGTAAAATTCTAGCTCACTTAGGGCGTTTTGGTCCCTACGTAGTTCATGATCAAGGCAAAGAAGGTAAAGATTATCGTTCTCTCAAAAAAGAAGACGACCTACTGACGATTAGTTTAGAACGAGCTTTGGAATTACTAGCCCAACCTAAAGGTACCAGAGGAGGGAGTCGTGGACCTAAAAAGCCTTTGCGAGAATTGGGGGTTCACCCACAAGATCAACAACCAGTCAATATTTACAATGGTCCCTATGGACCCTACGTTAAACACGGTAAAACCAACGCCAAAATTCCTGAAAAGGAAACAGTAGATACATTATCTCTAGAAACGGCTTTGACTCTGATCGCAGCTAAAGCATCTGAAGGAAAGTCTAAGAAAAAACAAACCCGATAA